In Nocardia sp. NBC_01327, the genomic stretch CGTGATCCGCTGCCGGTTCGATTTCGAGAAGCAGGTGGCCATGCGACTGGCCGAGCATATGGGCGCGAGCCCGGCCGAAACACTGGACAGGTTCAGGGAAGTCGGCACGAACACCACCACACCGCTCATGCCGACCGTGGCAATGCTCGGTGAAGTGATCGTGCACGGCGAGGACATCCGGCGACCACTGGCCATCCACCGCGACTACCCGATCGAAACGCTCACGCAGGTCGCCGAGTACTACCGGGGCACCAACCTCCCGGTCCTCACCAAGGGCCGGATCGGTGGCCTGCGGCTCGCTGCGATCGACGGACCCTTCACCACCGGATCCGGGCCGCTGGTATCCGGCACCACCGTGGCATTGATCATGGCGATGGCCTGACGCACCGCGTACTGCGATGAACTCGACGGTGACGGCGTCACGCGCCTGCGCGACCAGGGGTCGCGGTAGCGGTCATCGAAGGAGCAACGTTCTCGGCCCTGCCTGAATCCTGTTGACACTGCTGGACTCTCATCACACACTGACCGAGTCACAGTGACCTCACAGGAAAGCCCGGGTGACCGTGGATGTCCGATGATCACACGGTGGTCGGCCGCGTCGTCGCCATCACCGACGCGATAGCGGCCGCTGCCGGGCCGTTGACGCTCGCGGCGCTCACCCATGGCACCGGTATTCCCAAGCCGACTGTTCGCCGCATCGCCAACGACCTGGTGCGCCATCACGTACTGGAGGCCACTCCCGCGGGCTACCGGCTCGGACCGCGGCTGTCCTACTACGGATTCCGTGCCGGGCGTGCGGAGGGTCTCTCCGTCGTGGTGCCGCCGTACCTGCGGGACCTGTCGTTGCGCGCACACGGCGAGGTCAGCTGGTGCGGGGAATTCTTCCGCGGTGAACTGGACTTTCGCCAACTGGTTTTCGGTCACGAGTACCGCGCGGACATCAGTTCGCAGACGTGGCCGTCGAGTGCCCTGCTCGGCCCGAGTTTCGCGCTGACCGCCGGTGGGCGACTCCAGAGCGCCTTCGACGACGCGCTCAGTGAGCAACTCGCGCAGACCGGTTGCCGTCCGCTGACGCGATACTCGGCAACCGCACCCCGTGAACTGCGGTTGTTGCTCGAACAAGCCCGCGCCACCGGACTGGCCTACGAACGTGAACAGGTCACGCTGGGGTGGAGTTGCGTGGCGGCGGTCATCCTCGATGCCGAGGAACGGCCCCTGGGGGTCATCGGACTAACCGGACGCAGTTCCGTTGCCGCCCAGCGCTCGACGCAACGCGCGCTGATCGCCGCGGCCGATGCCATCGGGCGCGAACTCCGATCCGCCCGGCGCGGCCCCCGTGTCGTTGAGTGACACGCCCGACCGAGCCGACCTGCGCGAACACCTCCGAATGAATATCGAAGGGACGCACTCGGATATCTCTCACAGCACCAGATCGTGTGCGCCACCACCTGATTTCAGGAGCGACCATGTTCTCCCCGTTGAAACGAATGCTGTGCGCCTGGCTCTTCGTCCTCGGCACGAGCGCTGCCCTCACCGTCTCCGGCACCGTCACCGCACCGGCCGTACCGCCCGGCGCGGTGGACCTGCAAACCGATTGGGATGTATATCAACGCCCGTCCGGCACCACCGACAGTCCGCTCGGCTTTCACGTCCACATCTCCACGTCCGGACCCGACAAGACGAACACCTTCGTGGAGTTCACCGGACGCGCCCACACCAGCACCTACGGCGGGGACATAACGGGCGGGCAGATCCGGGGCCGGACGATCACCTTCACCATCGACTGGTACAACGGCAAAACCGGTTTATACCAGGGCAATTGGTTCGACGATGGCTATCTGCGCGGTCACACACAGGAGCAGGATGCGAGCCACACCGCTGAATGGTGGACCCGATACAACGACTGGACCCTGACATAGGACCGCTCAACCAGATCGCGCCCGTTCCGGGTTCCGGAACGGGCGCGAGTGTGGTCAGGGGGTGATTAACTGGCCGCCGGGTGCGGCGGCCTTGGTGATCAGGTATTCCACCAGCGCCATGAGAACGTTCTTGGCGGAGGCGCGATCTCGGGCGTCGCAGAGCAGCACCGGGATGTTCTCGTCGAGGTCGAGGGCGTCGCGGACCTCGACCGGGGTGTAGACCGGCGCGCCCTCGAAGCAGTTCACCGCCACCGTGAATGCCACGCCGCGGCGTTCGAAGAAGTCGATCGCCGCGAACGAGCCTTCGAGCCGCCGGGTGTCGGCCAGGACGACCGCGCCCAGCGCACCGCGCGCCAATTCGTCCCAGAGGAACCAGAATCGGTCCTGTCCGGGCGTGCCGAACAGGTAGAGCACCAGGTTCTGGTCGATGGTGATACGACCGAAGTCCAGGGCCACCGTGGTGGTGGTCTTGCCCTCCACGCCGCGCAGATCGTCCACGCCCGCGGAGAGTTCGGTGATCAGCTCTTCGGTGCGGAGCGGCGTGATCTCACTGAGCGCCGCCACCATAGTCGTTTTGCCGACGCCGAACCCACCCGCGATGAGAATCTTCACCGAGGCGGCCAGGGGCCGGGAATTGTCAAAGTTTTCGGATGCCATCGAGTACAGCTCGCAAAATGTTGAGGTCTCCGGGCCCCGCGTCGGAGACCGGTGACCGGAAGTTGAGGATGCCGTCGGAGATGAGGTCGCCGACGAGGATTTTGGTCACTGCCAGTGGAAGCCGCAGCGCGGCAGACACTTCGGCGACGGACAACGGGAGTCTGCACAGGCGGACGATGTCGCCGTACTCAGGTTCGACACGTCGCAGCGGTGGCGCCGCATTGGGAACCACCACCGATGTGAGCATGTCGAGATCGTGCGCTGCGCCCATGGTTCGACCGCCGGTGCGCGCGTACGGGCGCACCAGCGGCCCAGCGGCGTCGTCGAACCAATGATCCCCCGGCCGAGCCATCATGAGATCCGGGGGTTGACCTGTCCGGCCAGATGATGGCGCGGCGTGGTGGACAGGTAGGTGCCGACGCGCTGCACCGTCAGATTCATTTCGTAGGCGACCATGCCGAGGTTGGCCTGCTCGCTGGCCTGCAGCGCCAGGCAGGCATTGCTGCCGGCCGCGGTCACGAACAGGACGGCGCGATCGAGTTCGATGACCGCCTGGCGGACGCCGCCGCCGTCGAAACGGCTGCCCGCACTGCGGGCGAGACCGTAGAGGGTGGAGGACATGGCGCCGAAGTGTTCGGCGTCCTCCCTGCTCATGGCGGACGAGCGTCCCAGCAGCAACCCGTCGGTGGAGTGCACCACCGCGTGTCGCACGCCTGCGAGCCGATCCACCAGATCATCGAGTAGCCAGTTGAGATCACCAGCGTTTGAGGTGGTCACCGTCGCCTTCCTGTCGTTCCTGGAATGGTTTGGACGTCGGCTCGACCGTACCGGGATCGGCCCGGCGGCCCTGCCTGGTTCCGTTTTCGATGGCGGACATGAGGTCTCGGGCCTGCTCGGCCGTGCGGGTGGGCTGTTCGGACGACTCGGGAGCCGTCTGATCCTGCGCCAATTCCGGTGCGAGACTTGCCTGCCGGCGCCTACGCGGTAGCGCGGGCCGGGCGTCCGAGCCAGTGTACTGGGAGCGATCGAATTCCCGTGAGCGGAAACCGATATCGGGCTCAGGCTGGGAGAACGGTGGCGGACGGTGCGAGTTCGGCTCCGTCGGCGGCTCGTACGGCCGCAGTTGGGGTTCGAATGTCATCGGGCGCTCCGGGACTCGGGGTTCGGGCCGGGCCGGGAAGGACGGGGGGAGTGCCGCGGGTGCGGCGGGGGGCTC encodes the following:
- a CDS encoding roadblock/LC7 domain-containing protein, with the translated sequence MTTSNAGDLNWLLDDLVDRLAGVRHAVVHSTDGLLLGRSSAMSREDAEHFGAMSSTLYGLARSAGSRFDGGGVRQAVIELDRAVLFVTAAGSNACLALQASEQANLGMVAYEMNLTVQRVGTYLSTTPRHHLAGQVNPRIS
- a CDS encoding maleylpyruvate isomerase family mycothiol-dependent enzyme, with the protein product MIDTDMWPLVHAERAALAADLADLTGEQWTTQSLCTELTVREVLAHLTAGATLTPVRWLAGVIRCRFDFEKQVAMRLAEHMGASPAETLDRFREVGTNTTTPLMPTVAMLGEVIVHGEDIRRPLAIHRDYPIETLTQVAEYYRGTNLPVLTKGRIGGLRLAAIDGPFTTGSGPLVSGTTVALIMAMA
- a CDS encoding IclR family transcriptional regulator domain-containing protein → MSDDHTVVGRVVAITDAIAAAAGPLTLAALTHGTGIPKPTVRRIANDLVRHHVLEATPAGYRLGPRLSYYGFRAGRAEGLSVVVPPYLRDLSLRAHGEVSWCGEFFRGELDFRQLVFGHEYRADISSQTWPSSALLGPSFALTAGGRLQSAFDDALSEQLAQTGCRPLTRYSATAPRELRLLLEQARATGLAYEREQVTLGWSCVAAVILDAEERPLGVIGLTGRSSVAAQRSTQRALIAAADAIGRELRSARRGPRVVE
- a CDS encoding DUF742 domain-containing protein; the encoded protein is MARPGDHWFDDAAGPLVRPYARTGGRTMGAAHDLDMLTSVVVPNAAPPLRRVEPEYGDIVRLCRLPLSVAEVSAALRLPLAVTKILVGDLISDGILNFRSPVSDAGPGDLNILRAVLDGIRKL
- a CDS encoding GTP-binding protein, whose product is MASENFDNSRPLAASVKILIAGGFGVGKTTMVAALSEITPLRTEELITELSAGVDDLRGVEGKTTTTVALDFGRITIDQNLVLYLFGTPGQDRFWFLWDELARGALGAVVLADTRRLEGSFAAIDFFERRGVAFTVAVNCFEGAPVYTPVEVRDALDLDENIPVLLCDARDRASAKNVLMALVEYLITKAAAPGGQLITP